Genomic DNA from Telopea speciosissima isolate NSW1024214 ecotype Mountain lineage chromosome 2, Tspe_v1, whole genome shotgun sequence:
TGGATTATCCTGACTACCGTGGTAGAGAACCTGTTACATGGGcaaagatgaaagaagatctaagtaagaaatatttcctaTGGACGTTCAAAGCTCTACaacaaggtaacttaaattcccatcgacaacatcaccaccaaaaggccttcaaatctgaagacaatttgaagcctccatcaatgaGATTCCGTTTGCAAGTTGAAAAGTATTGGAAATTTGACATCACCAGTGTTAAATCAACGGCTAAATACAAATGTATATTGCCAACGGAAATTGAAAGAGCACAAGTTGAAGACAAAGCTAAAGTGATCACAGTGAATTGTAATGAGAAGAAAGAGACAATGCCtaaagcttcaaagatggaaagtcaACAACATGCAGAAGACTCTACTGAAGAGGTCAATGTcgaagagaacaaagtagacaaagctgaaacagcagaagatgaagaggtggttgagagcaCTCCACAGGAAATCGTTGGcattcaagatgttgttcttgaagaggtacagCTTGCGCCTCAAGTCTTAGATGAAAAGGTTACCATTGTTGAAGACTCTATGAATACGATATACACAGTTGATATTGATTTAGAGGTTGAACACATAGAgcttgttatgccaccatgattctttgaagagaaagctccacgccttgaagactacatccCTAAAATCTACAAGCAACCAGAATTCTGTTTAGGAATGGTCAAAATTGCTACTCACaagttgtttccccctcatcactacaaaattcgaggacaaaTTTTTTAAAGCTAGGGAGAGTTGATGAAGATTCATCATCcaaatgggattattttattaggaataagtctagggttgggttatatacatgttggacctttgatcccatgggttttctatgtaataggccactttaatgggcctaaaatataagtacataggttgcatacgggattaaccctacacttagttttattttcatgtttttaatgttttaaattgaaccgctccaaagctggtttgaaccagtggttcaatagAAGTGATTTTGGTGGtttgtcttttaattgtttagttgggctggattaggactctattttgagtctatttcaatttcctagtcagtttaagttacctagtaTGTTAAGGAATGGGTTAggctttttctttttagtgtaggagtctcattttgagtcttttatataaggttgtaagggggcaaagtaTTGAATAcggatttgattaatgaaaaagtttttgcttgctgccatagctgctgctctacTTTGTTGAGTgttgtcttgtgagtcatatcaaggtgaagggactggtggatctccagttcactccttgcatcttgtagatccaAAGGATCTATTATAAGGGATtagtggatctccaatcgactccttgcatcttgtagatcgggaggacctATCTTCTATCTTCAAGctgttgccattgaagacctgcatcTTCAAATCCTGATTtggttcctagtttgattatttgaatctaggactacattagtcgGCCAATTCCATACCTTCTGCGCAAGAATAGAGGAACGTTTATTTGGGCAAGGGATCATTGGTTCGCCTCTTCTTCGCATGGAGACAAGGATGATTTTGTGTTTGAGGAAGACGATAATCATTGTTTTGGTAAGGGTAGGgtgaaagggtaaaatagtcatttcatatCTAGTTTAAAGtccacgtcatcacttaacgtTTACTTGCTAACAGACtgttaattttgtattttttgaaaaatagagggGGAGTACAAGTGCGTGTTTTGAAACTTCGGGTTTATTATTACTTTAGGCAAAGTACATGGGGTGTACgcataattttctcttttttttagggTGAGGGGGAGAGAAAATCAATACCCTAAGAATAATTGAAAGAATCTTGTATGCCATTTTCTGGATCAAACCTTCATCctgcaaataaaaaataactcaCACTATAAAGGCAACCTCATTAGGGTAGAAAACCTGACAGGAACTCCCTTAGAAAATAAACTATAATCAACAATAATAGGTATAAAAACAGACCTTTAATGCTAGTTTTGTTGCATAAATTAAAACATCAACCTCTTCAACATTCAAACCAACACAGATTCAACCTTCATCTTTCCAGTTTCCACACAATAAGATTTGACATTTTTTACAATTAGAATGAGATTATCTTTCTATAAGAAACAGCATCGAGAGTTATCAAACTATTAATATAATGAAGCTACATGCTCTGAAGGAGTCAACATACCTGGCAAGTGTTGGTGAACATTCATTACCTGCGCCATCAATCTGCATAGAAGCATTGTTTCTAGAGTGTTCTGCTTTAGCAGCCTCCTTAATCACCTTCAAAAGTTTCTGCCTTATGGTTTTGTAGAACCTCTTGACTACTTCCTTATCAGATATGGAAGTAAACTCACCAATCATAGACTGTCAATGGTTCAAAAAATATTATACACTTCTTAAACTCCCAAACACCATTTCAATTTAGATGAGCCCAAACATATATGGatattcaaatcaatggatTCCTCCACAGGATTAAgaaattattcttttctttttttaactcCTAATCAAAATGTCTAAGAAAACTGTAGTCGCAGATGGAGATGATCCCATAGCCTTTTTACCACTATAGAAAATGATTCCAAGTAACACCTAATCAGAGTAAAGAGGAGGGGAGTAAACCACCCATGCTTGGGGGGTTGAAGTCATAAAGAGGATGGTATACTTGAAAAAGTATTAGGTTGTTCAATTTTCAGGAATCGAAAAAGAACAGCAGATTGTCTACTGAATTTCCAGCTCACACCTATTTTAGAACCTCACAAGGTGCAATAGCATATATTAATGAGTTGAAACTAAAAGGAAATATAGTCCACAGTGTTACGATATgatccccccctcccctcctaaaaagaaaaaatccctGGTAAGATCTTATAAGCAGGGAAGACATAATTTTGGAATTTCAACAGCGTTAAAATCTGATTGCAAACCTAAGGATTAATAATTCATCTAGTAACCAGAGTAACTTGACTGGAATTGGAGCTTGTCATTTATCTCGCATGTGTAATTTGAATATAGTTACAATTAATCTGGTTTCACTATGTTGTTTGggattcaccaaaaaaaaaactaaagcaAATTACCTAGACCTCCcctgacctttctgacaattcaggGAACCTCCCCTGCCCTTCTGACAgctactcagacctcccctacttttcaatCTTGGTTTCACTTAGCCCATGTCCATTAACGGTGTTAGtaaaatacctattttgaccaaaataccaTTACTTATAAATGACCAACATCAACgcaccctttccctttcttcttcttcttcctcttcctcctacAAACCCACCTGGTcccacccctctgcaaccccatccaCGCAGGGTGAAGAGTCAGTCATTCAGCAATGGAGAAGATCAAGTGGAAATGGCTCAACCTTCATAGTTGCCGCAGCAGTCTCCTGTTAGTTCAGCTGaatggaaaggaaaaagagaCGGGTCGATGAAGACATTCTCCTAATCCTAGATCAATGTGGTAGAAGTTTTTAGATAATTAAAatcagggagagagagaacggATAGAATGAAATCTGAATGGACTGTATCACATAAATGATATCGACCCACCAAAAAATTAAGCCCAAATAGAGGAGGCGAAAGTGcagcagaagaagaggaaggttcATCTGGTTCTCTCCCTGCTATAAAAATATATGATGTTGATGTGTGCGTGAGGTTTCTTGTTTGTGGATTGCCATGCACATTGGTAAGTTGTGATGACTTCTTAAGTTCTTCTCTATATTTGCCTTTTGTCCTAGGGTTTCCTTTCTTACTTTACTCTTCTTTCCCAACgagagttttgattttgagagcTTTGGATCGTGTTCTTCTCACTTGGATCGTTggtttttctgattttctcatTTGGGTCGCCGTTTCTTCCTGCTCTCCTCGTTTGATGCGATTATTGTTGGATGTTCTTTCCTCAGATTTGCTGATTTCTCCTGGTTTTTCAGCTGGGTGGGTTGGTTTCGTCTACTTGGAGAACTTCTTAGTTCtaattagagttttttttttgggtggatatCTCAGATTCATACCTAATTCGAGGTTTTCAACCCAATTAGTTGATGAAATATGGTTTATTTAAGAGGGATTTTGATAAAATTATCAGGGGATCCTTCAAATTTCTGCAATTCGAGGGGTGGTGGCAAATGGTTGGGTTAATTTCTACCGTCGAAGAAGATCACTTTCGGTGACAGGGCGAGGTGGGGTGATCAATTAGAGTTGCAGTTGAGGGTTTTTTTTGGAACATGGAAGgtagcagagaagaagaagaaaaagaaaggaaaagggtgTAAGGGCAATAGGGTAATTTTCTATAGGGAAAATAGGTATAATTTTCAGGTTTCttaattttttcaaatctaTCCGTTACCTGACGTTAAAATATTAACGGACATGGGCTAAGTGAaaccaagtttgaaaagtaggggaggtctgagtagttgTCAGAAGGGCAGGGGGGGTTCCCTGAATTGTCAAAAAGGTCAGGGGAGGTCTAAGTAATTTGCTCAAAAAACTATGCTGTTTGGAAGACATAATTTTGGAATTTCAACCACGTCAAATAAATGTTTGAGAACCTAATGATTAATGGTTAACCCAGTAACTTCACTGGTCAAGTTTATACAAACAAGATGACAAAATGTTTTCTATTAACATATAGTTATAATTTGAACATGGATTCCTAAATTGTTTGTTAATGCATGAATCTATTAATTTTAAACCTGTCATAGAAGTTAGATTATTGTATTATCCTGAGAACAAAATCAGTATCTAGCGTACTGGCGCACCCACAAGTATATGGAAATAGGGAACAATAACCATAAACAACCGAAACATCTATACAGTACTCTATCTCTGCTAGCCTCCTATGGGGCTATGGATGTAACTTGTAAGTGATAAGCAATACTAAGATATTAACTTCCATAAAATATAGAGGCATATTAAGCATAAGTACAACTAAGATGATCTCCATGGGAGTTGGGATAAGAAAAGAACGTTCATGAGAGCTGTAAAATGCATCTATTGTACCTCTCTCTACAAAGATAAACTATATGATGTAGCATAGTACAGAGCATAACAAGTTACTAGAAAGGATTTTACAACAATGAATCTCTCACCTAACAAATATTTCAGTCCAACACCTATCAATGGCTGATCGCACCTTCTTACGCTTACAGACATCTTGAACAACCCTTTTCCAAGTGGAGGCCTTCGGAGGGAGAAACTTCTGCAGCATTACTTCCACAATCTTAGAAGCACCTTCTATTCTTTGATGCTTTGTTAGTCGTACCACAAGCTCATCTAGAAACTCCTGTCCATTGTGAGTTGGGCCttcaaaattcttcaaaaataTGTTACAAGTATCTGAATTTGGATCACAATGCTGATCCAACATTCTATTTAGGAGATCTATGGCAAGAGAAATGTTGCCCTTCTTGCACAAACTATTGAAGAGTATATTATACGTGACAATGTCTGGTTGAGCCTCAGGCCCCCCAAAAAGCATCTCATTCAATAGCTTCAGACCATCATCCACAAGGCCAGCATTGCAGAGACCATGTATCATTGAACTGTAAGCAACAGCATCAGGCTTACATCCTCTACCCAACATATGCTTCCACACCATCAACCCCTCCTTGAGCTTCCCATCCTTGCAGAGGCCGTCAATAAGTACACTATGACAAACCTCATTAGGAGCACATCTACTCTTCCCCATCTCCTTCCACACAAGAATTGCTTGATGGCTATTACCTATCTTGAAAAAACCCCTCATTAGGGAGCTGTAAGTGAAGGCATTGGGCATACAACCTGTATCCACCATCTCTAAAAGAACCTTCTGGGCTTCATCGAGTTTTCCTTCCCGGCAAAGACCATCTATAAGAGCACTATAGACTACAGTATTTGGTTTGCAACCCTTCCCTACCATCTCCTGCCACAATCTCATTGCCTCCTTTGAGTTTCCCTCTTTAAACAATCCACTAACAAGTGAAGAATAAACAAACTCATTTGGATTGTGCCCCCGTTCCTCCATCCAAACCAAGACACGGGCCCCATCAGTAGTTCTCCCTTGCTTGACAAGGCCATTGATAATAATGCCATATGTAAtgttgtttggtatgcatttgtTTGAGACCATCCGTTCCAAAAGTTTGATAGCCTTGTCCAATTGCCCTTTCAGGCACAAACCATGAATGAGGGTGTTGTAGGTCACTTCATTCGGAACACAACCTTTAAGAAACATATTGTCAACAAGCTTTGCTGCACGAGCCATATCACCCTTCTTGCATAACGCGTTGATCAATACATTAAATGTCACAGGGCTGGGGAAGCACCCTTCAATCTGCATCTCATCCAACAAGGAAACAGCTTCATCAATCCTATTCTCCTTGCATAACCCATCCATCAAAGTGCTATAAGTGAAAACATCAGGAGTACAGTTTCTAAACGACATTTCGCGGAACATTTCACTTGCTCTATCAGTCATTCCCAATTTACACAAGACCTTGATGATTAAATTGTAAGTGAGGGCATTAGGTGAGATACCCTTCCCCAATCCATGTGAGT
This window encodes:
- the LOC122650936 gene encoding pentatricopeptide repeat-containing protein At4g20090-like, encoding MFCITLLRKRQRWKRSLNPCKFSAPFGCCCFSASVSLTNTSKTEQPNEDSNEPPLAEEIFKSGPKLGSYRQGDSTFYFLINNFADLGDFASLERVLDRMKREKRVFLEKIFILVFKAYGRARLPDKAVNLFDRMVVEFQCKQTVRSFNSVLNVLVQAGLFDHAMMFHSHGLGKGISPNALTYNLIIKVLCKLGMTDRASEMFREMSFRNCTPDVFTYSTLMDGLCKENRIDEAVSLLDEMQIEGCFPSPVTFNVLINALCKKGDMARAAKLVDNMFLKGCVPNEVTYNTLIHGLCLKGQLDKAIKLLERMVSNKCIPNNITYGIIINGLVKQGRTTDGARVLVWMEERGHNPNEFVYSSLVSGLFKEGNSKEAMRLWQEMVGKGCKPNTVVYSALIDGLCREGKLDEAQKVLLEMVDTGCMPNAFTYSSLMRGFFKIGNSHQAILVWKEMGKSRCAPNEVCHSVLIDGLCKDGKLKEGLMVWKHMLGRGCKPDAVAYSSMIHGLCNAGLVDDGLKLLNEMLFGGPEAQPDIVTYNILFNSLCKKGNISLAIDLLNRMLDQHCDPNSDTCNIFLKNFEGPTHNGQEFLDELVVRLTKHQRIEGASKIVEVMLQKFLPPKASTWKRVVQDVCKRKKVRSAIDRCWTEIFVR